The sequence GTCGTAGGCCGACGGCCAGAAGTCCTCGCCGACGCCTTCGACCAGGTAGGGCCTGCCCGTACCGCCGGAGTACACCGACCCTTCCGGGTCCGCGCCGACGATGCGCACGGGTCCGCCCGGGCTGCCGTCGGAGACCTCTTTCAAATACTTCCCGGCGCCGCTGATGGTGCCGCCGGTGCCGACACCCGCGACGAAGTGGGTCACCGTCCCGTCGGTGTCATTCCAGATCTCCGGGCCCGTCGTCTCGTAATGGCTCGCCGGCCCCATCGGATTCGAGTACTGGTCGGGTTTCCATGCGCCGTCGATCTCATCGACGAGGCGATTGGACACACTGTAGTAGCTGTCCGGATGGTCCGGCGGCACCGCCGTCGGGCACACCACGACGTCAGCGCCGTAGGCGCGCAACACATTCCGCTTGTCCTCGCTGACCTTGTCCGGGCACACGAAGACACACTTGTAGCCGCGCTGCTGGGCGACGAGCGCCAGCCCGACACCGGTGTTGCCGGAGGTGGGTTCGACGATGGTTCCGCCCGGCTTGAGCTCGCCGCTGGCTTCCGCGGCGTCGATCATCTTCACCGCGATGCGGTCCTTGGAGCTGCCGCCGGGGTTGAGGTATTCGATCTTGGCGACGACCTTGCCCGCGCCTTCGGGGACGACTGAGTTCAGCGCAACCAGAGGGGTATTGCCGATGAGCTCACTGACGTGCCGGGCGATCCGCATACGTCCATGGTCTCAGGCCGCGGGAATGCTTACCAGGTGGCCTCTCGGATGTAGTCGCCCACCTGCTTCAGCGACCGCTTGGCCTCTTTCACCGCCGTTCCGGCGATCTGGAACACGTGCATCTGCCCCGGCCAGACCCGCACCTCAACCGGCACGCCCGCGGCGGCCAGCATGTGCGCCGCCTTGCGGGCGTCGTTCAGCAGAACCTCGGACCCGGAGACATGAATCAGCGTGCGCGGAAGTCCCGGCTCGATATGGTCGAGCGGTTCGAAGACCTCCTCTGCAACGCCGTCGACGACGTTGCGCTTAGCGGCGGCCTCCACCAATTCCACCAGCGCGTTGAACGCCTTGGGCGGGAACATCGCGTCGGAGTGGATGTTGGGGTGGTTGGCCCGCGCCTGGTTGTCGATCTCGAACAGCGGCGACAGCGTGACGATGGCTGCGGGCGACTCGCTCGCCAGGCCTTCGAGCTGCAGTTTCTCCGCCAGCGCGAGGGCAAGATAGCCGCCTGCCGAGTCCCCCGCGAGCACGATCTGGTCGGGGTCGTACCCCTTCAGTCGCAGCCACTTGTAGGCGTCGTAGCAGTCGTCGAGCGCCATGCCGACGGAGTGCTTCGGAATCATCCGGTAGTTGACCACCAGCACCGGGCTGTCGGCGAAGTTCGACAACGTCTCGACCAGGCGGCCATGGCTGTGAACGCCGCAGGTCAGAAACGCTCCGCCGTGCATATAGAGAACGATGCGGCGTTTGCCGTCGGCCGGAAGCACGCCCGCTGCGCGGACCAGCTGGGCGTTGCAGTTCGGCAGTGAGATCGTGGCACGAACCGTGCCCGGGGCCGGCTTCAGCACGCGGCACGCGAAATCCACAACCCCGAACGGCCACGGCATACGTGGTGCGTAGCTACCGATAGCCAGCGTCGGCCTTATAGTGAGCATTGCGGCCAGCGAAAGCAGCCGGCCACCGAGACTCGGACCGTCCTCGACGACCTCTACAGGCGCGCCGTCACTGACAGGAAACTTACGCGGTTTGTGCCCTCGAGCTGCGCTGATGGCAGCATTACGGGTGCTAGGAACCTTGCTCGGTGCCGTCATCGCCACCACTTCCTACGAAGCTGTAATGCCATTGGGTGGCGCTTTGCTCGGCCAACCTCGGTAACTTAGCTTGACATTGGTAACCCGTACAACACCCAACGAAACTTATTCGATACCGGACTTGATACCGCACCGTGACCGTCGAACAGGACTCGCCACGCGGATAGTGCGCGATCGCGCTAATAAACTGGTCACGTGAAGATTTGTGCATCGCGCAGGTCGACCGCCGTTGCGGCAGCGGCCACGCTCGCATCGACAGGCTCCGCCTATGTCGGAGCTCGCACCTTTCTGAGCGGCCAGGCAGAGCAGGCCCGACGCGTCATTCCGAAGGCATGGGACACCCCGCCGCGCGCCGACGGCGTTTACACCCCTGGCGGAGGTCCGGTCGAGCGCTGGCACCGCGGCGTGCCGTTCGACCTGCACCTGATGGTCTTCGGCGACTCGACGGCCACCGGATACGGTGCCCGCAACGCCGAGGAGGTGCCCGGCGTGATGATCGCCCGCAACCTGGCCGAGATCTCGGGCCGGCGGATCCGGCTGAGCACCAAGGCCATCGTCGGCGCCACGTCGAAGGGCCTGTCGGGCCAGATCGACGCCATGTTCGTCGCGGGCCCGCCGCCGGATGCGGCCGTGATCATGATCGGGGCCAACGACATCACCAAACTGCACGGCATCGGCCCGTCGGCCCGTCGGCTGGGTGCGGCGGTGCGGCGACTGCGGGCCAGCGGCGCGGTCGTCGTGGTCGGCACCTGCCCGGACTTCGGCGTCATCACCGCGATTCCGCAGCCGTTGCGCACGGTGGCACGCACGCGCGGTTTGCGACTGGCGCGCGCGCAGGCGGCGGCGGTGAGGACCTCGGGAGGCCTGCCGGTTCCGTTGGCCGACCTGATGACGACCAACTTCCGGCGGGCGCCGGAGCTGATGTTCTCGTCGGACATGTTCCATCCGTCGGGGGCCGGATATGCGCTGGCCGCCAACCAGCTGCTGCCTGCGCTGTGTAATGCGTTGGGCGGCTTCGCCACAACGGAGGAGCCGGAGTCACCGTTGGAGACCCGCACCGACGTCAGCACGCTGCTGTCGCGCCTCGGCGGGGTGAGCCGGCTGTGGCGCCGCTCGACTGGGGTCCCTGCACCGATAGTGGTGCCCGCCAGCTAGGTTCTCCCAGTAAGCCACTACTCCAGGAGCCGTCATGAGTGAAGCCGTCATTGTCGCGACCGCACGTTCGCCGATCGGCCGCGCAGGCAAGGGATCGCTGGTCGACATGCGACCCGACGACCTGGCCGCGCAGATAGTGCGCGCCGCGCTCGACAAGGTGCCTTCGCTCGACCCGAAGGACATCGACGACCTGATGATGGGCTGCGGGCAGCCCGGCGGTGAGGCCGGTTTCAACATCGGCCGTGCGGTCGCCGTCGAGCTCGGATACGACTTCCTGCCCGGCACCACGGTGAATCGGTATTGCTCGTCGTCGCTGCAGACGACGCGGATGGCGTTCCACGCGATCAAGGCGGGCGAGGGCAGTGCGTTCATCTCCGCGGGCGTGGAGACCGTGTCGCGGTTCCCGAAGGGCACCTCCGACGGCTGGCCCGACTCGCACAACCCGCTGTTCGCCGACGCCGAGGAGCGGTCGGTGAGCGCGTCGGCAGGCGCCGAGGAGTGGCATGACCCGCGTCAGGAGGGCCTGCTTCCCGACGTGTACATCGCGATGGGCCAGACCGCCGAGAACGTCGCGAACTTCACCGGCATCAGTCGCGAGGACCAGGACCACTGGGGTGTGCGCAGCCAGAACCGCGCAGAGGAGGCGATCAACAGCGGCTTCTTCGCACGCGAGATCTCCCCGGTGACGCTGCCCGACGGGTCGCAGGTCAGCACCGACGACGGGCCGCGTGCAGGCACGACGTACGAGAAGATCAGCCAGCTCAAGCCGGTGTTCCGGCCGAACGGCACGGTCACCGCCGGCAATGCCTGCCCGCTGAACGACGGCGCGGCGGCGGTAATCGTGATGAGCGATGAGAAGGCCAAGGAGCTGGGGCTGACGCCGCTGGCGCGCATTGTCGCGACAGGCGTGAGCGGGTTGTCGCCGGAGATCATGGGGCTGGGTCCCATCGAGGCGACGCGCAAGGCTCTTGCCAACGCGGGCATGACGATCGACGACATCGACCTCTACGAGATCAACGAGGCGTTCGCCGTGCAGGTGCTCGGCTCCGCGCGCGAACTGGGCATGGACCACGACAAGCTCAACGTGTCGGGCGGCGCGATCGCGCTGGGCCACCCGTTCGGTATGACGGGTGCGCGCATCACGGCCACCCTGCTGAACAACCTGCAGACGCACGACAAGACCTTCGGCCTCGAGACGATGTGCGTCGGCGGCGGCCAGGGCATGGCGATGATCATCGAGCGGCTGTCTTGACGACCCACTGACTCTGCCGAGGCGCTTCGAGTCTGCTGACAGATCGCCATTTCAAAAGTTCTCGCGATCTGGCCGCAGTCTGGAGCGCCAGGCGCGCGCGAGACGGCGCAGAATGTCGGCACTGGTATTGGTTTTGACGACTCTCAGCCGCGTCCAACCCAGCTCGTACAGATCTTCAGAGCGCTGAATGTCGTACCGATACTGATCCGGGTTGAGGCGATGGTGCTCTCCGTCGTACTCGAGGGCGAGCATCAGATCGTCCCACCCCATGTCGAGGTAATACCGGCGGCGGCCGTCGGCGCTCGTCACTGGAATCTGGGTCCGCGGTCGCGGGTAGTCATTTCGAATCACCAACAGCCGCAACCATGTTTCCTTCGGCGACGCTGCGCCAGGGTCGTAGAGGTCGAGGACCTTCGCGAGTTGGCGCAGCCCGCGTGAGCCGCGGTGCTCCCGGGCGATTCGCAGTATGTCCGGAGTTTGCAGTCCCGTGGCATTACCGAGCGCGTCGAGGTTTGCGATTGCCGCATCGAGCGGCCTTCGGCGGACGATGTCGAATCCTGTACGGGCTACCGTGGTGATGCGCATGCCATCGAATTCGCCCAATTCGTCTGTGCGGAACGGGTAGTCGTAGGTCCGCAGCCCCCTGGCCGGGCGGGCGTTCGGCCATATCAGCTCGACGGGCGCAGCGTCGTCGACCCACTTGGCGCCATGCAGCGCCGACGCCGTGAGGCCCGCGATGACACCTTGTCGATGAGACCACAGCCAGCCCGCCTTGGCTCGTTGATGCAACGTCGGAACGGCGTCTTTCTCCAGGTATACGTCTGGGAAGACCGCGAAGTACCGCGACCGCAGTTCATGCTTGCGAATCGCTCCGGCGACTACTGCCTCACTGCCGACGAACGGCGCGTCGAACCTTGCCATGGCTCGACTTTGGCGCGTTCACCTCGCCGAGTCTGCGGGCAGATCGCGATCTGTGGACGAAACGCGATCTGTGAGCAGTTTCGGCGAATAGTGAGCGCAAGAAGAAAGCCCCCGGCGTGCCGGGGGCTTTCGTCGTAGATGGTCGTCAATCGCTTTGCAAGATGGACAGCAGACGCAGGATCTCGATGTAGAGCCAGACCAGCGTGACGGTCAGGCCCAGTGCGACACCCCATGCCGCCTTCTCCGGCGCGCCTGCACGGATCATCTGGTCGGCGGCGTCGAAGTCGAGCAGGAAGCTGAACGCTGCCAGACCGATGCACACCAGCGAGAAGATGATCGCGATCGGGCCGTTGCCGCGAAGGCCGAGACCCTCACCGCCGCCGACACCGAACATCGCCAGCACGAAGTTGCCGAGCGCGAGCACCAACACACCGAAGATGCCGGCGATGATCATGCGAGTGAACTTCGGGGTGACGCGGATGGCGCCGGTCTTGTAGACGACGAGCATGCCGATGAACACGCCGATGGTGGCGAGGATGGCCTGCCCGATGAGGGCACCGGCGCTGGCACCGGAGACATAGAGGTTGGCGAGCAGGAACGAGATCGCGCCGAGGAACAGGCCCTCGAGGGCCGCGTAGGTCAGCACGATCGCGGGGTTGTCCTGCTTGCGGCCGAACGTGGCGATCAGCACCACTACCAGCCCGCCGAGGCCGCCGACCAGGGCGAACGGCATCGCCAGCGCAAGGTTGCCTGCGACAAGGAAGTACGAGACGACCGCAACGGCGCTGAGCACCGCCAGCGTGACGCCCGTCTTCGTGACGACGTCGTCGATGGTCATCGGACGCGAAACCCCGGTCTGCTGCCGGTCGGGGTACTGCGTCACATACGGGTCGGCATGTACTGCCGCAGCACCGGCGCCTGCGGCTCCGGTACCGAACTGCGCGTATCCGCCCTGCGTCTTCGGCAGGGAACGAAATACCGGGTTGCTGCTCTCGCGCACCGTCGGTTCCTCTCCTGTGCTGTCGTTCGCCTATTGACGAACACTTTCTCAACGATCGGCCACCTGGTCTGGTTCCCGAAGAAACCTCCCAGGTCTTTCACAGGAAAGCCTACCCGTAGCGGGGCCCCGCAGCGGCACGTTCTACATTGCATGACGTGGGCGAAAACGAGGATGTCCTAGTAACGGTCGCCGGCGGAATAGGGCTGATCAGCCTCAACCGGCCCAAGGCGATCAACTCGCTGACCCACCCCATGGTCTCAGCCATCTCTCAGGCACTGACCGAATGGCGGGATGACGACGCAGTACACGCCATCGTGTTGTCCGGCGAGGGCGAACGCGGCCTGTGCGCGGGCGGGGACATCGTCGAGGTTTACAACAGCGCTCGCGGCGACCACGGCGTGGCCAGTTCCTTCTGGTGGGACGAATATCGGATGAACGCCTACATCGCGCGCTATCCCAAGCCGTTCGTCTCGCTGATGGACGGCATCGTGATGGGCGGCGGCGTCGGCGTCAGCGCGCACGGCAGTCATCGTGTCGTCACCGACACCACGAAAATGGCCATGCCCGAGGTGGGTATCGGCTTCATCCCCGACGTCGGGGGGACGTACATCCTTTCGCGCGCGCCGGGGTTGCTGGGGTATCACGCCGCGCTGACGGGAGCGCCGTTCGCCGCCGGTGACGCGATCGCGATGGGCTTTGCCGACCACTTCGTGCCGCACGACGAACTCGCCGAGTTCAAGGCAGCGATCATCGCCGACGGTATCGACGCCGCCCTGGCCTCGTACGCGACGGATCCGCCGGCGAGTGAGCTACTGGCACAACGGCAATGGATCGACGAGTGCTACGCGGGGGAGACCGTCGAGGACATCGTCGCCGCGCTGCGCGGTCAGGACGCAGGCCCCGCCGGGCACACTGGCGGCACCGCCGCCGTCGACGCGGCCAACCTCATCATGACCCGCTCCCCCGTATCGCTCTCGGTCGCGCTGGAAGCGGTGCGCCGCGCGGCCAAGCTCGAAACCCTGGAAGACGTCCTGCGCCAGGAATATCGGACATCATGCGGGTCGCTGCGCAGCCACGACCTCGTCGAAGGCATTCGCGCACAGGTGATCGACAAGGACCGCAAGCCGAAGTGGTCGCCCCCATCAGTCGCGGCGGTCACCAAGGACGACATCGACGCGTACTTCACACCGCAGGGTCCCGACCTGACCTTCCCCGAGGAGAAGCAATGACCGACCGAAGACGACCGCGAGCGAGGATCGCTGGGCCCACGCCCGCAGGGCAGGGGACGAGGAACGAGCGGAGACCGAAACGAGTGGGAGTCGAGCAATGACCCAGAGCTACGAGACCATCCTCGTCGAGCGCGACGAGCGCGTCGGCACCATCACGCTGAACCGGCCGAAGGCGCTCAACGCCCTCAACAGCCAGGTGATGCACGAAGTGACCACCGCCGCAGCCGAATTCGACAATGACCCCGGCATCGGCGCCATCCTCATCACCGGCAACGAAAAGGCGTTCGCGGCGGGTGCCGACATCAAGGAGATGTCGGAACTGTCCTTCGGAGACGTGTTCGGACAGGACTTCTTCGCGCCGTGGGCCAAGCTGGC is a genomic window of Mycobacterium sp. ITM-2016-00318 containing:
- a CDS encoding SGNH/GDSL hydrolase family protein encodes the protein MKICASRRSTAVAAAATLASTGSAYVGARTFLSGQAEQARRVIPKAWDTPPRADGVYTPGGGPVERWHRGVPFDLHLMVFGDSTATGYGARNAEEVPGVMIARNLAEISGRRIRLSTKAIVGATSKGLSGQIDAMFVAGPPPDAAVIMIGANDITKLHGIGPSARRLGAAVRRLRASGAVVVVGTCPDFGVITAIPQPLRTVARTRGLRLARAQAAAVRTSGGLPVPLADLMTTNFRRAPELMFSSDMFHPSGAGYALAANQLLPALCNALGGFATTEEPESPLETRTDVSTLLSRLGGVSRLWRRSTGVPAPIVVPAS
- a CDS encoding Bax inhibitor-1/YccA family protein: MRESSNPVFRSLPKTQGGYAQFGTGAAGAGAAAVHADPYVTQYPDRQQTGVSRPMTIDDVVTKTGVTLAVLSAVAVVSYFLVAGNLALAMPFALVGGLGGLVVVLIATFGRKQDNPAIVLTYAALEGLFLGAISFLLANLYVSGASAGALIGQAILATIGVFIGMLVVYKTGAIRVTPKFTRMIIAGIFGVLVLALGNFVLAMFGVGGGEGLGLRGNGPIAIIFSLVCIGLAAFSFLLDFDAADQMIRAGAPEKAAWGVALGLTVTLVWLYIEILRLLSILQSD
- a CDS encoding acetyl-CoA C-acetyltransferase is translated as MSEAVIVATARSPIGRAGKGSLVDMRPDDLAAQIVRAALDKVPSLDPKDIDDLMMGCGQPGGEAGFNIGRAVAVELGYDFLPGTTVNRYCSSSLQTTRMAFHAIKAGEGSAFISAGVETVSRFPKGTSDGWPDSHNPLFADAEERSVSASAGAEEWHDPRQEGLLPDVYIAMGQTAENVANFTGISREDQDHWGVRSQNRAEEAINSGFFAREISPVTLPDGSQVSTDDGPRAGTTYEKISQLKPVFRPNGTVTAGNACPLNDGAAAVIVMSDEKAKELGLTPLARIVATGVSGLSPEIMGLGPIEATRKALANAGMTIDDIDLYEINEAFAVQVLGSARELGMDHDKLNVSGGAIALGHPFGMTGARITATLLNNLQTHDKTFGLETMCVGGGQGMAMIIERLS
- a CDS encoding alpha/beta hydrolase, coding for MTAPSKVPSTRNAAISAARGHKPRKFPVSDGAPVEVVEDGPSLGGRLLSLAAMLTIRPTLAIGSYAPRMPWPFGVVDFACRVLKPAPGTVRATISLPNCNAQLVRAAGVLPADGKRRIVLYMHGGAFLTCGVHSHGRLVETLSNFADSPVLVVNYRMIPKHSVGMALDDCYDAYKWLRLKGYDPDQIVLAGDSAGGYLALALAEKLQLEGLASESPAAIVTLSPLFEIDNQARANHPNIHSDAMFPPKAFNALVELVEAAAKRNVVDGVAEEVFEPLDHIEPGLPRTLIHVSGSEVLLNDARKAAHMLAAAGVPVEVRVWPGQMHVFQIAGTAVKEAKRSLKQVGDYIREATW
- a CDS encoding cystathionine beta-synthase gives rise to the protein MRIARHVSELIGNTPLVALNSVVPEGAGKVVAKIEYLNPGGSSKDRIAVKMIDAAEASGELKPGGTIVEPTSGNTGVGLALVAQQRGYKCVFVCPDKVSEDKRNVLRAYGADVVVCPTAVPPDHPDSYYSVSNRLVDEIDGAWKPDQYSNPMGPASHYETTGPEIWNDTDGTVTHFVAGVGTGGTISGAGKYLKEVSDGSPGGPVRIVGADPEGSVYSGGTGRPYLVEGVGEDFWPSAYDPSVPDEIIAVSDADSFDMTRRLAREEALLVGGSCGMAVVAAIEAAVKAGPDSVVVVLLPDGGRGYMSKVFNDAWMSSYGFLRNRLDGSLEQATVGEVLRGKSGALPDLVHTHPSETVRDAIGILREYGVSQMPVVGAEPPVMAGEVAGSVSERELLSAVFEGRAKLADAVSQHMLPPLPLIGAGELVSHAAKALRDCDAVMVVEEGKPVGVLTRHDLLGFLSDGNSRR
- a CDS encoding enoyl-CoA hydratase/isomerase family protein; amino-acid sequence: MGENEDVLVTVAGGIGLISLNRPKAINSLTHPMVSAISQALTEWRDDDAVHAIVLSGEGERGLCAGGDIVEVYNSARGDHGVASSFWWDEYRMNAYIARYPKPFVSLMDGIVMGGGVGVSAHGSHRVVTDTTKMAMPEVGIGFIPDVGGTYILSRAPGLLGYHAALTGAPFAAGDAIAMGFADHFVPHDELAEFKAAIIADGIDAALASYATDPPASELLAQRQWIDECYAGETVEDIVAALRGQDAGPAGHTGGTAAVDAANLIMTRSPVSLSVALEAVRRAAKLETLEDVLRQEYRTSCGSLRSHDLVEGIRAQVIDKDRKPKWSPPSVAAVTKDDIDAYFTPQGPDLTFPEEKQ
- a CDS encoding endonuclease domain-containing protein codes for the protein MARFDAPFVGSEAVVAGAIRKHELRSRYFAVFPDVYLEKDAVPTLHQRAKAGWLWSHRQGVIAGLTASALHGAKWVDDAAPVELIWPNARPARGLRTYDYPFRTDELGEFDGMRITTVARTGFDIVRRRPLDAAIANLDALGNATGLQTPDILRIAREHRGSRGLRQLAKVLDLYDPGAASPKETWLRLLVIRNDYPRPRTQIPVTSADGRRRYYLDMGWDDLMLALEYDGEHHRLNPDQYRYDIQRSEDLYELGWTRLRVVKTNTSADILRRLARAWRSRLRPDRENF